The Pyrus communis chromosome 9, drPyrComm1.1, whole genome shotgun sequence genome has a segment encoding these proteins:
- the LOC137745728 gene encoding uncharacterized protein translates to MMRVWSMVCSSNQNRSMEAHSLLKRQGFDVASYGTGAHVKLPGPSLREPNVYDFGTPYKQMFDDLRRKDPELYKRNGILPMLKRNLGVKLAPQRWQDNAADGSFDVVLTFEEKVFDMVIEDLNNRDHALRKCVLIINLEVKDNHEEAAVGARLALDLCQEIEATDSWEESIDDIVSGF, encoded by the exons ATGATGAGGGTATGGAGCATGGTGTGTTCGTCGAACCAGAATCGGAGCATGGAGGCTCACTCACTCCTCAAGCGGCAGGGCTTCGACGTCGCGTCGTACGGCACCGGAGCCCACGTCAAGCTCCCTGGTCCCTCCCTCAGAGAACCCAATGTTTACGACTTTGGCACACCTTACAAGCAGATGTTCGACGATCTCCGGCGAAAAGACCCCGAACT GTACAAGCGTAATGGCATCTTGCCTATGCTTAAAAGAAACTTGGGAGTCAAACTGGCACCTCAGCGATGGCAGGACAATGCTGCCGACGGTTCCTTTGATGTGGTGTTAACATTCGAAGAAAAGGTTTTTGACATGGTTATTGAAG ATCTCAACAACCGGGACCATGCTCTTAGGAAATGTGTGCTGATAATCAACTTGGAGGTGAAAGATAACCACGAGGAGGCGGCTGTAGGAGCTCGTCTTGCTTTAGATCTTTGCCAAGAG ATTGAAGCAACCGATTCGTGGGAGGAATCAATTGATGATATTGTATCTGGTTTTTAG